One Calditrichia bacterium DNA window includes the following coding sequences:
- a CDS encoding NifU family protein: MAWFKNKKNNDEAPENTPQADDSSATEQNERVVVTDNARIKLNQLIQGAQSPVLGVRILAEATSPVNPEYSLAFVQEGEDFDDDTVLDFDDFKIFIDADSLEYINEVKLDFIQQGMGGGFRIDKVVKAAQVDGPIAEKLQTVIDQQINPALALHGGFVKLVDVQGTTAYIELGGGCRGCGMVDVTLKQGIEVMIKQSVPEITEILDSTDHASGRNPYYQPSK, encoded by the coding sequence ATGGCCTGGTTTAAAAACAAAAAAAATAATGATGAAGCCCCTGAAAATACCCCGCAAGCCGATGACAGCAGCGCAACCGAACAAAACGAGCGTGTTGTGGTCACGGATAATGCCCGGATAAAACTCAATCAGTTGATTCAGGGAGCGCAATCGCCGGTGTTGGGCGTGCGGATTTTGGCGGAAGCCACATCGCCGGTGAATCCGGAATACAGCCTCGCGTTCGTTCAGGAAGGTGAGGATTTTGACGACGACACTGTGCTCGATTTCGATGATTTCAAAATTTTTATCGACGCGGACAGTCTGGAATATATTAATGAAGTGAAGCTGGATTTCATCCAGCAAGGCATGGGCGGCGGATTTCGCATCGATAAAGTGGTGAAAGCCGCACAAGTTGACGGACCGATTGCCGAAAAATTGCAAACGGTGATCGACCAGCAAATTAATCCGGCACTGGCGCTGCACGGCGGTTTTGTGAAACTGGTAGATGTTCAGGGAACCACCGCATACATCGAGCTTGGCGGCGGTTGCCGTGGCTGCGGTATGGTGGATGTGACGCTGAAACAGGGCATCGAAGTGATGATCAAACAAAGCGTTCCGGAAATCACCGAAATTCTGGACAGCACCGATCACGCCAGCGGACGAAACCCGTATTATCAGCCGAGCAAATAA
- a CDS encoding pyridoxal phosphate-dependent aminotransferase codes for MPRFPKFSDRLLQLSGSVFEKFLPKMREKGADLVKLHIGDSYLPPPYELPVDPQFLAAHPHFNRYCNTMGVPELREALAEKVNTDNGLKATADDIMLTAGASNALTVSMMSIVNPGEEVLVLTPCWPFFPGMVKLAGGVVREVSLYSRLYAEPELSIEELLAAQLSDKTVAIYLNSPNNPSGKVLNRTQLASVAAFAKKHSLWLLSDEAYDGMTFDGNEHISVGSFPGMFEQTLSIFTFSKVFMFAGLRLGYIAAPHELLKQMNKALVHILYSPSTLAQQMMVEPVKQRKTWSSAFVEHCHELRDIISGGLEIPHIVPEGGYYLFFDMSPNLFGRDYWQLIDDCLEAGVSIAPGKDFGNDFHSYIRICFAGESPDRLKIAADRLNSVLLP; via the coding sequence ATGCCCAGATTTCCAAAATTTTCCGACCGGCTTTTGCAATTGAGCGGCTCTGTTTTCGAAAAATTTTTACCCAAAATGCGCGAAAAAGGTGCGGATTTGGTGAAACTGCACATCGGTGATTCCTATTTGCCGCCACCGTATGAATTGCCGGTTGATCCGCAATTTTTGGCGGCGCATCCGCATTTCAACCGCTATTGCAACACGATGGGCGTTCCGGAACTCCGCGAAGCGCTCGCTGAAAAGGTGAACACAGACAACGGGCTGAAGGCAACGGCGGATGACATCATGCTCACTGCCGGCGCATCCAACGCGCTGACTGTCAGCATGATGAGCATTGTTAATCCCGGTGAAGAAGTGCTGGTGCTCACCCCATGCTGGCCATTTTTCCCCGGAATGGTGAAGCTGGCCGGCGGCGTTGTACGGGAAGTGTCGCTATATTCGCGGCTGTATGCCGAGCCGGAATTATCGATTGAGGAACTGCTGGCAGCGCAACTTTCCGATAAAACCGTGGCGATTTATCTCAACTCGCCTAACAATCCCAGCGGCAAAGTGCTCAACCGGACGCAGTTGGCATCGGTGGCCGCATTCGCCAAAAAACACAGCCTGTGGCTGCTCTCGGACGAAGCTTACGACGGAATGACGTTCGACGGAAACGAGCACATTTCTGTTGGCAGCTTTCCGGGTATGTTTGAGCAAACGCTGTCGATTTTCACTTTTTCCAAAGTGTTCATGTTTGCGGGATTGCGGTTGGGATACATCGCTGCGCCGCACGAATTGCTCAAACAGATGAATAAAGCGTTGGTGCACATCCTTTACAGCCCGTCCACGCTGGCGCAACAAATGATGGTTGAACCGGTGAAACAGCGCAAAACCTGGTCATCTGCATTTGTCGAACATTGCCACGAGCTGCGCGATATTATTTCCGGCGGATTGGAAATTCCGCACATCGTGCCGGAAGGTGGTTACTATCTGTTTTTCGATATGAGCCCAAATTTGTTCGGACGGGATTATTGGCAACTGATTGATGATTGTCTGGAAGCTGGCGTGTCGATCGCGCCGGGAAAAGATTTCGGGAACGATTTTCACAGCTACATCCGCATCTGCTTTGCGGGCGAATCGCCGGATCGTCTGAAAATTGCAGCGGATCGATTGAACAGCGTGCTGTTGCCGTAA
- a CDS encoding radical SAM protein gives MIKVPRQTKILLISTYEIGRQPFGLASPAAWLRRDGFSVNTVDCAIQPFPEQLAREADLVAFYLPMHTATRLAAGMIPRVWSLNPQTHICCYGLYAPMNDDFLLQLGVKTIIGGEFETDLRKLAREIDNSKSSIEDIESPHSVTISFERQQFVLPDRSDLPELRKYAQLCCKNASPKITGYTETTRGCKHLCRHCPIVPVYGGRFRVIQPEIVLADIRQQVEMGAQHITFGDPDFFNGPTHAVKIVRVLHDEFPQLTYDVTIKIEHLLKHREHLTVLRDTNCAFVTSAVEAVDDQILQIFDKGHTRADFVATAKEFSEIGLALNPTFVTFNPWISLGGYFDLLKLLAELNLVTQVSPIQLAIRLLIPNGSRLLELPETQQILGEFNRELLTYEWAHPDPRMDELQRGVMQLVDRGSKRNLSRTEIFAHIWDAVNAIAGTDEPLPELAEIPGRAEIPYLNEPWYC, from the coding sequence ATGATTAAAGTTCCCCGCCAAACAAAAATTTTACTCATTTCAACTTATGAAATCGGGCGCCAGCCCTTTGGATTGGCATCGCCGGCGGCGTGGTTGCGGCGCGATGGCTTTTCCGTCAATACCGTCGATTGCGCAATTCAACCGTTCCCGGAACAACTCGCGCGCGAAGCGGATTTGGTTGCGTTTTATTTGCCAATGCACACTGCCACTCGTCTGGCAGCGGGCATGATTCCGCGCGTTTGGTCGCTTAATCCCCAGACGCATATTTGCTGTTACGGGCTGTACGCGCCGATGAACGATGATTTTTTGCTGCAACTCGGCGTAAAAACCATCATCGGTGGGGAATTTGAAACGGATTTGCGAAAACTGGCGCGGGAAATCGATAACTCGAAATCATCAATTGAAGATATCGAATCGCCACATTCGGTGACAATTTCGTTTGAACGGCAGCAATTCGTGCTGCCGGATCGCAGCGATCTGCCGGAATTGCGAAAATACGCTCAACTTTGCTGCAAAAATGCATCGCCGAAAATTACCGGCTACACCGAAACCACGCGCGGCTGCAAACATTTGTGTCGCCACTGCCCGATTGTGCCGGTTTACGGCGGGCGATTCCGGGTGATTCAGCCGGAAATTGTGCTGGCAGATATTCGCCAGCAGGTGGAAATGGGTGCACAGCACATCACTTTTGGCGATCCCGATTTTTTCAACGGACCGACGCACGCCGTAAAAATCGTTCGGGTGCTGCACGATGAATTTCCGCAACTCACCTACGATGTGACCATCAAAATCGAGCATTTGCTGAAGCATCGCGAACACCTGACCGTGCTCCGTGATACCAACTGCGCGTTCGTCACCAGCGCGGTGGAAGCGGTGGACGACCAAATTTTGCAAATTTTCGACAAAGGGCACACGCGGGCGGATTTTGTGGCGACGGCAAAAGAATTCTCGGAAATTGGATTGGCGCTCAATCCCACGTTTGTCACATTCAATCCGTGGATCTCGTTGGGAGGCTATTTTGACTTGCTTAAATTATTGGCGGAATTGAATTTAGTAACGCAGGTTTCGCCGATCCAACTGGCAATCCGGTTGCTAATTCCCAACGGATCGCGGCTGCTGGAATTGCCGGAAACGCAACAGATTCTCGGTGAATTCAATCGCGAATTGCTCACTTACGAATGGGCGCATCCCGATCCCCGAATGGATGAATTGCAGCGCGGCGTGATGCAACTGGTCGATCGCGGCAGCAAACGCAATTTGTCCCGAACCGAAATTTTCGCACACATTTGGGATGCGGTAAACGCCATCGCCGGAACAGACGAGCCACTGCCGGAGCTGGCGGAAATTCCCGGTCGCGCCGAAATTCCCTATCTCAACGAGCCGTGGTATTGCTGA
- a CDS encoding BrnT family toxin: MREKPFHYKFEWDFVKAEKNLQKHDIRFENAAEIFKDPLSISLFDKTHSDIEERWITLGQDYSGKLIVVVHTFEELEEADIRIRIISARKATKREVKAYQNG, encoded by the coding sequence ATGAGAGAAAAACCGTTTCATTACAAATTTGAATGGGATTTTGTTAAAGCAGAAAAAAACCTGCAAAAGCACGATATTCGATTTGAAAATGCAGCAGAAATTTTTAAAGATCCACTTTCTATTTCATTGTTTGACAAAACACACAGCGATATTGAAGAAAGATGGATAACTCTCGGGCAGGATTATTCGGGAAAATTGATCGTCGTTGTTCATACTTTCGAGGAATTAGAAGAAGCCGATATTCGAATCCGGATTATTTCTGCCAGAAAAGCAACCAAAAGAGAAGTTAAGGCGTATCAAAATGGCTGA